AACAGGATTAAAATTGTGTGTTGTCAACAACACTTAAAAAAACAGGGTCATAGCATGCATGTCACATCATTTTACAGTTACAAATACTTTTGGAAGCATCGATCCCAGAGATTGCATTCATGTGTGCAACACTTCATAAACAGACAACAACATAAAAGAGTAAGTAATTATAGAATATAAAGAACATGAAGACTGCTGACCTGAATATGCACTTCTACTCCCATTTTGGAGGAATATGTCATATTTTGGAGGCGAGCATGTCTAGGCTTCAGCTTAAGTGACTCCTCATCAATATCATCtttgccagaccaaaatacaGGCTTTTCCAGTTTCACTCTGCCAAACCTGATGACGGCACGCCTCCAACCACCAACAGTTCCTTTCTTTGAGGAATCATAACCTGGCTCGACAATCACTTCTCCAAGCGAATCAAATAGCTCCTGGAGCCCATGCGAGACAAACTCGTTGTAGGAATTTATCTGATGGCTAATCAGACCAACCTCATCAAAAAATGACCTTGATGCTTCCTTGCAGAACCTCTCTAGGCTTCCCAAGCTCATGTCAATTGGAACTTCTGCATGTGACTCGGAGTACTTTCCCTTACCATCACCATCCAAGGATGGTTTCTCATTCATATCAGCATCCACAGAAAGCTGTTTTCTGTCAACATCCATAGAAGACTGTCCATTTGAATCATCCACGGTATGGGATCTGCTCTCTTCATTGTCATACAATTTCATGGGGTCCAGCTCAGGCTCAGCGCCGTTTGCTGATTGCCCACTATCGCTTGATGGATCTTCCATCACGCTGATTGCCAACTTCTCAAGACTAACTACACATATCTGTCAGAACACTGAACTAATTATAATCGATCTTTTGTCGTGGTCTCTTCAAATCGAGCTCAAAGATCATAAATACTAATCAGAAATCACGAGGCAGAtgaaataatctagcacaaagccGCGCTGGAAGAGGATGAATTCAGGAAATAAATAATACCTCTTGGTTGAAATACTTGGTACTGGTGCTATCATTAGAATGAAGGACTTTATCGCTACATCCAAGTGATTGATATGGCCCTTGTATACCGTTCCATTAGACCCAATTCCGATCTTGCATGACCTTGCATTATCAATCTCTTCCCAAGTGAACTCTGAGAATGAAGCTGTAGCATTATCCACCCTGGCCTGGATCTGACTTAACTGAGCTTCCACTTCCATGCGCCTCGCAGCTAATTCATTCACCTGATACACATAAATAAGGATCAGAGGTAAGATGATTTAAACATTTCTGCTGAACTCGTAAATTCAccctttttgacagcagccacaCCACTGACTTGCCTGAAGAGATGCATCAACAGACTTAAGCTTCAGCTTTTCAAGCTCTCTACTGACATCATGCTGCAATGGGACAGGTTGTCAGATCTTAACAGCACGTCGTAGTACCTGTTCTTTTGTCGCGTGGATACGTGACCATAATACTTTCATCGACTGGAGAATACTCCCGATGGATCGGTGGGCGGCCACGGCTGCCGgcccggcggtggcggcgggggcgcCGTCCTACTGGTGCTACAGCTGCGAGCGGTTCGTGCGCACGGAGGGGGACGCCGGGCTGGCCTGCCCCGGCTGCGACGGCGGCTTCCTGGAGCAGATGGACGCGCCGCCGCCGCGCAGGGCCGTCGCGCGGGCCATCCTTCGTCCGACGCCGCGCCGCCGCGGACGCGCCCGCCGAGGTCCGGCCACGCCACCAGCAGCTTCGAGCGCTTCTACGACGACGGCGCCGGATCCGGCCTCCGCCCGCTGCCCGAGAGCATGTCCGACTTCCTCATGGGCTCCGGCTTCGAGCGCCTCCTCGAGCAGCTCGCCCAGATCGAGGCCGGCGGCTTCGGCGCCGTCCGCCCCTGCGACAATCCGCCGGCCTCCAATGCCGCCGTCGAGTCCATGCccaccgtcgtcgtcgccgcctacCACGTCGGCGCCGACTCCCACTGCGCCGTCTGCAAGGAGGCCTTCGAGCTGGGCGACGAGGCCCGGGAGATGCCCTGCAGCCACATGTACCACCAGGACTGCATCCTTGCGTGGCTCGCGCTGCGCAACTCGGGAGCTTCTTGAACACAAGGAGCCACGCGGCGGCCGGGGCGTGGCCGGACGAGACGGAGGATAGGTGGTAGAAGCGGCGGAAGTCCGGGGAGGAGATGAGGTGGGACAGGGGACGGGCGACGGAGCGGACGCGGAGCAGCTCCGGGAGCGCGAGGCGGATGAGGATCTGATGGGAGGAGCACACCGGAGTCGCCGAGGAGAGAATAAGGTTTGGGTGGGGAGAGGGCTGTGGTGTGCACTGAGAGGAGAGGATAGGATCGAGTGGGGAGAGGGGGAGTGGGTGagattgtgggggggggggggtatcggGTGGGGGGGGGAGTGGGTGGTTCGGGTGTGTTTTTTTTTAAACGAGGTGGGTGAGATTGTGAGGTTTTTCTTTTTTCACGAAATTGTTAGGTTATTTTTTATAACGAGAGTGGGTGATGTTTTTTTATACCGGGAGTATGTtcttatatttttctttttttacctTTTCTGTGTCTACCATGTTTATTTGTACATTATGGAATATTTGATTCTATTTTGACTACTTCCTCCATTCCTAATTATAAATCTTTTTAAATTTTCGAATATAAATAACATATGGATCAAAATGTTTATATGCATCCGTACGTAGTGTATAAAAGACATATATTTAATATCAAAATGTCCATATTAAAATTTTTGGTGTAGTATTTGTAAACGGATGGAGTATAACGTAACCACGTCATGTACCAGTTGTCAAGAGAATGAAACGCGTAATGATCGCCCCTTCCGGTGCTCCCTTCCAAATTGTAACCATCAACTTGCgactatttttctttttctttttttaacttTACTTGAGACTATTTGGTTTACTCGATCTCGAAATTTGTACATCGCCAGTCAAAACTCAACAAGCGCAAACTGACGCGAGAATGCACCTGCTCCCGAGGCAAAAGTTTAGCCGATTTTTCGCCCCTACACGAGCAACGGGTCGTCGGGAGCGGCAGGCTGGTGGTTGACGTCAATGCCGGGGAGGTCCGAGTTGACGGAGAACCTGAGCCACTGCTTCTTCTCCACGAACTTCAGCAGAGGCTGCAGCACGAGCCCGATAGCCAGGGCACCGAGGCTCACCAGCGCCACCTTCAGCGTCGACAGCGCGAGCACCGCCACGATCAGCGCCGTCGCGGGCACCAGCATGACCACGCATCCGGCTGTGCCCAGCGGCACCCTGTACGGCCGCGGGGCGTCGGGCCGCCTCACCCGCAGCAGGACGAACGAGAGGAACTCGAGGAGCATGCCGAAGCAGTAGAGGAAGTTCTCGGCCGCCACGATTTCCTGGAAGCTCATCGTCGACAGCAGCAGCACGCCGGAGGCCGAGAAGAGGATGCCGACCAGCGGGGTTCCGTACCGCGACCGGGTCGCGAAGAAGGCCGGCAGCATGCCCCGCTCCGCCATGCCCAGGAGCTGGTATGAGTCGCTGCTCATCTCCGCCACGAACATGCCCATGTTCgacatcgccgccgccgcctgcatCCACCACATCAGCCACGCGCCGCCGAGCAGCTTCGCGATGTCCGCGAAGTAGCCGTCGGTCCACTGCCCCCTGTCCAGAGGCACCGCGCCGGTCCCGGCGAGGAGAGGGTACAGGTAACCGACGACCACGAAGATGACCGCGTAGAACAGCGCCTTGGGCAGAGTCTTTGCAGTGTTCTTGATCTCGCCGGATAACGTGCTGATCGAGTCCCAGTAGTTGAGGTTCCAGAACAGAGTGTTCAGGTACAGGTTCCAGTCGACGTTGTGGAGATCGACCTCGAGCCACCTCGCCGGCCGGAGCTTGGGGATGGAGATgaagcccatgaccaggaaaggcAGGAGGGAGAAGACCCCGAGGCAGATGGCAGCCCACCCAACGACGGTGAGCCCGCGGTAGTTGAGGAGCGTGAGCAGCGCGGTCAACCCAAGGACGGCGACAGTCCTCGGCGCGCCTCCGCCCAGCGCCGGGACGCCGGACTTGAGGTAGTCCAGGAAGAGGACGGGGTAGAGAGCGTTGTCGATGACGCCGCTGAGCCACTTCATCCAGCCCTGCTGGAACCCCCAGTAGGGGCCGAGCGCCGAGGCCACCCACACGACGTAGCCGCTGTTCTCCGGGAACATGGTGCCCAGCTCCGCCGTGATGAGGGCCTCCGGGACGCTCCAGATGACGGGGAGGGCAAGGAAGCCCGCGATGGCGAGGAGCGGCCCCGCCGCGCCCACGCTGTCCTCGATACCGAACGGCCCGCCGGAGACCTCgtagaagatgatgaagatgagcgGGACGATCGAGAGCGACGCCGGCGATGGCGCTGGCGCGCCGCCAGGGAGGCCCCGGTACTCCGTGCCTTCCTCGCCCATCGCCGGTGCGGCGCCGGTCGCCGGTCCGCCGTTCTGGGCGGGCTTCTGCTGGAGAAAAGAAGACGTAAACTTCTTCAGACGACAGCATTAGAGCATGAGAAGTGTTGAGTTGTGGCAACAAGCGATCAACTGACAGGATAGCAAATGCAGATGCAGTATCAAATCAAATGCTCATTCGCAAAAGAGAAAGAAGGATGGACGCCGTATCAATTCAAATGCTGTGATGGAGCTACGATATCTGAACTGATTGCTGTGCACTGTGCAGCTTCGGTGGAGTTGGACATTTTGCCGCTCGCCTACGCAGACGGCGGCGAGCGCTGTCCCTGTCCGGCTCATCGGCATTCGGTAACATCTGTCGCCGAACGTACCGCCACGTCGCTAGCTCCGCCTATACACGTTAACACGTATACTACAGCTCTACAAGGCTGGATAGGATTTCAGTGGGCTTGCCAATTgcaacccaccaggggctggaGCTGTTCAGGGCTGGAGCTGAATGGGCCGTCGTGGCCGATTGCAGTGGGCTCCACGTCTGCTCCAAGGTTCCTCCGCTCGAGAAAAAATTCCCTGCTCTCGCACGCAGAATCGAATCTCCGCTTGCGTGCGCCGCGCGATGGCGGGGCAGCCAAATCGACGCGCCACCGCTACGACAACGACAAGATGCAGGATGAGGTGGAGAGGAGGTTGGGGGAGCTCACCTCTTGCCCTGCGTCCGCAGAGCCTGCTCCTGCGGGCGCCGccaccggcggcggcggtggctgcgGCGGCGGAAGGCTGGATAGCGCCACCTCCGACCTCTCGACGCTGCCCATCGATTCGCGATTCCTGCGCCTCCCCGTCTGGCTACGGGTTCCTCTCGAGTCCCAATTATTGTTCCTGGAGAGCGACGTGGAATGTATTGATGCCGCGGAGAGCTTGGCGAAGAGGTGGCTTTGATTGAGTGAAGGATCCTTCCAGTCCGTCCCCAGATTAAGCGCAAGCTTGTATGCTGGTAATGGAAATGCAGCCCGTACAGCAAGggacaactggattgggttttattCCTTTTCTGGAGAAAAGGACCAGATTTGTTTGGACTATTGTCTTTTAAGTAGGGCTGGGCGTTCGGTTTATATGATTAATACGGTTCGGTTTATTCAGTTCTATGTAATTTTGGTTTCGAAGAAATAGAAATTGAAATAATCATTTAAAATTTAAAAACCGAACCATATTAATCATAATATATCAGTTCGGTTTGTTCGGTTAACCGAAAAACCAAAATTCATGCACTTGTCAATATAAGTGTAATGACTCGAGAGAACTCATTTGGATTGTATAATATGCAAAAAGATAATCATAAGTTCTAGAAACCTTAATATCATTCTATAATTCATTCGGTCAAGCAGACTAGTAACCATAATTAAGTAGAAAAAGCACATGGaatgtgaaatatattatgtgcGAAGAAATGTGTGATGTCTTCATACTGTTGCACTTACGAAAACAAGGTATTACATGGGGTATCCCACATATTGGTTTGTTCGGTCTATTCAGTTTCTAGGCACCAAAAACCGAACAAAAACAAAACATCGAACAACCTTAAAATTTCCCACCGGACCAAAAAACaaaccaccaaataaaccaacaaaTCGGTTAATACAGTTCGGTTCGGTTTGGTTTTTCGGTTTTCGGTTTTATAGTGCCCACCCCTACTTTTAAGTTCCTGCGGAAATGTGTTGAATAAATAAAAGGTAAATGCACTGATGGTACATGAAGTTGTTTAGGATGTGTAATTTGATGCCAAATATTTTCAAATACGGAAAAAAAATTGTCTTTACAGCTCAAATCATGGCTGTCGTTGTATCGTGACTCGTGGGGCCCAGTGTCAGCGGTACGAAGCGGCTGGCCCATTTATGTTTTAgcatttaggacagtaaaactgagccTAATCGCTGCCCTCTCAGGCCATTAGAGATTTCAGTTATCAGGTCATCGTTTGGGTCGTTTATAGCCGTCCATTTACACTCAGTTCGTGATCTGGGCCTCTGTCCTAAAGGGCAGCTACTCTGGTGGAAATTTTGGAGCCGTGTGGTGCATTTAGGCCCCATACCGCAGAAAGCCCAATTAGGCCGATCGCTCCATAGAAAAGAAAAAGCaaacccttccttcctcctcctccctcacgATCTAGGTGTGGTCGATGTGCTGCCGCCCGTCGCCCGCTGCTCTACTTTTCTTGATCCCGTAGCAGTGGCACCATACTCTCTTATCCAGACAATCGCTTAGTTGGGCAGCCACATCCAGTCTCCATGGAGTCGTTAGGGACGGGCGTGAAGAGGAAATGTGGTGGCGATGGCATGGAGGACTGACCGGATGTGTGGTTGCCAGACGGCGGAGGTAACGTGTATCTTGCTTGATCGCTCATCTATCGGACCACGCCAGCCTCGCTCCTTCCTCCCTAAATCTCCTAATTGATTCCTGGATTGACATAGCCGGCCTACCAGGGAGCCCATCGTGCTGGATCATCCAAGTTCAATCGGACTAAACGCTCGAAGGAATGTCCTAACCAAATTTTAGCACGGaggcgccttcaagagcaccttgcCATTGATAGTGATGTCTAGTGGAACGAGGACATCGTGAGGATTGACCGAAACATCAAAGGATTTGACGATTTCAAGGTTTGATATCCCGTTTATTCTCCCTGCTACTCCTATAAAACAATTTAATAGAGTCGAGGGATCAGGTACCACCGATGACAGATCTTCCATCGATGAGGGCGAATTGTTGGCAATGCTTATTATAAGGTTCAAAGGATTAAATCTGGGAACATAATTCTCGAAACGGAGGAGGTTGTGGTGTTCCCTGAGAGTTGAAGAAAGAGCATTCAAGGGAAGATGGTTCATTGCGAGTGGTCCTCCCAAAGAGAGGGGAGGACTCATTGCAGCATCACAAGGACGTAGTTAACGGTGCTACTGCTGATGGTAGAGAGGATATCAACGGCAAGGGAGACAAGGGAAAACCTGAGGGTGTGAAACTGAGTTTATTCTAGGTATATCTGTTTTTGCCGATCAACTCCATCTCAATCCCCAATTCCCTATCCATCTTCCTctaa
This genomic stretch from Hordeum vulgare subsp. vulgare chromosome 6H, MorexV3_pseudomolecules_assembly, whole genome shotgun sequence harbors:
- the LOC123404291 gene encoding polyamine transporter PUT1 isoform X3; translated protein: MGEEGTEYRGLPGGAPAPSPASLSIVPLIFIIFYEVSGGPFGIEDSVGAAGPLLAIAGFLALPVIWSVPEALITAELGTMFPENSGYVVWVASALGPYWGFQQGWMKWLSGVIDNALYPVLFLDYLKSGVPALGGGAPRTVAVLGLTALLTLLNYRGLTVVGWAAICLGVFSLLPFLVMGFISIPKLRPARWLEVDLHNVDWNLYLNTLFWNLNYWDSISTLSGEIKNTAKTLPKALFYAVIFVVVGYLYPLLAGTGAVPLDRGQWTDGYFADIAKLLGGAWLMWWMQAAAAMSNMGMFVAEMSSDSYQLLGMAERGMLPAFFATRSRYGTPLVGILFSASGVLLLSTMSFQEIVAAENFLYCFGMLLEFLSFVLLRVRRPDAPRPYRVPLGTAGCVVMLVPATALIVAVLALSTLKVALVSLGALAIGLVLQPLLKFVEKKQWLRFSVNSDLPGIDVNHQPAAPDDPLLV
- the LOC123404291 gene encoding polyamine transporter PUT1 isoform X1: MGSVERSEVALSSLPPPQPPPPPVAAPAGAGSADAGQEQKPAQNGGPATGAAPAMGEEGTEYRGLPGGAPAPSPASLSIVPLIFIIFYEVSGGPFGIEDSVGAAGPLLAIAGFLALPVIWSVPEALITAELGTMFPENSGYVVWVASALGPYWGFQQGWMKWLSGVIDNALYPVLFLDYLKSGVPALGGGAPRTVAVLGLTALLTLLNYRGLTVVGWAAICLGVFSLLPFLVMGFISIPKLRPARWLEVDLHNVDWNLYLNTLFWNLNYWDSISTLSGEIKNTAKTLPKALFYAVIFVVVGYLYPLLAGTGAVPLDRGQWTDGYFADIAKLLGGAWLMWWMQAAAAMSNMGMFVAEMSSDSYQLLGMAERGMLPAFFATRSRYGTPLVGILFSASGVLLLSTMSFQEIVAAENFLYCFGMLLEFLSFVLLRVRRPDAPRPYRVPLGTAGCVVMLVPATALIVAVLALSTLKVALVSLGALAIGLVLQPLLKFVEKKQWLRFSVNSDLPGIDVNHQPAAPDDPLLV
- the LOC123404292 gene encoding DNA-directed RNA polymerases IV and V subunit 2-like encodes the protein MEDPSSDSGQSANGAEPELDPMKLYDNEESRSHTVDDSNGQSSMDVDRKQLSVDADMNEKPSLDGDGKGKYSESHAEVPIDMSLGSLERFCKEASRSFFDEVGLISHQINSYNEFVSHGLQELFDSLGEVIVEPGYDSSKKGTVGGWRRAVIRFGRVKLEKPVFWSGKDDIDEESLKLKPRHARLQNMTYSSKMGVEVHIQIYSMEKSDKSKTENDVFGHKRVLMDETHLVSIGHLPVMVNSNLCWLHELKESDCLFDSGGYFLIRGMEKV
- the LOC123404291 gene encoding polyamine transporter PUT1 isoform X2, with the protein product MGSVERSEVALSSLPPPQPPPPPVAAPAGAGSADAGQEKPAQNGGPATGAAPAMGEEGTEYRGLPGGAPAPSPASLSIVPLIFIIFYEVSGGPFGIEDSVGAAGPLLAIAGFLALPVIWSVPEALITAELGTMFPENSGYVVWVASALGPYWGFQQGWMKWLSGVIDNALYPVLFLDYLKSGVPALGGGAPRTVAVLGLTALLTLLNYRGLTVVGWAAICLGVFSLLPFLVMGFISIPKLRPARWLEVDLHNVDWNLYLNTLFWNLNYWDSISTLSGEIKNTAKTLPKALFYAVIFVVVGYLYPLLAGTGAVPLDRGQWTDGYFADIAKLLGGAWLMWWMQAAAAMSNMGMFVAEMSSDSYQLLGMAERGMLPAFFATRSRYGTPLVGILFSASGVLLLSTMSFQEIVAAENFLYCFGMLLEFLSFVLLRVRRPDAPRPYRVPLGTAGCVVMLVPATALIVAVLALSTLKVALVSLGALAIGLVLQPLLKFVEKKQWLRFSVNSDLPGIDVNHQPAAPDDPLLV